From Candidatus Omnitrophota bacterium, the proteins below share one genomic window:
- a CDS encoding DsrE family protein translates to MKIGIVISSNDAETCWNALRYGNFALGQGDEVKIFFMGKGVEYQKISTEKFNTIEQAEQLMQAGGKIYACGSCIKSREQEGSEMCPISTMKDIYDIVKESDKVVTF, encoded by the coding sequence ATGAAAATAGGAATCGTTATTTCAAGTAATGACGCAGAAACATGCTGGAACGCTTTGCGTTACGGCAATTTCGCTCTCGGTCAGGGTGACGAAGTAAAAATATTTTTCATGGGCAAAGGCGTTGAGTATCAGAAAATCAGCACAGAAAAATTTAATACTATTGAACAAGCTGAACAATTGATGCAGGCAGGCGGTAAGATTTACGCCTGCGGAAGTTGTATCAAGTCGAGAGAGCAGGAAGGCTCTGAAATGTGCCCTATTTCGACCATGAAAGATATATATGACATTGTGAAAGAGAGCGATAAGGTGGTGACTTTCTAG